The following are encoded together in the Malaya genurostris strain Urasoe2022 chromosome 3, Malgen_1.1, whole genome shotgun sequence genome:
- the LOC131436138 gene encoding cytochrome c oxidase subunit 7C, mitochondrial-like produces MFARLANVSRTGMTNMVRHAHSHGGIPGENLPFSLNNRYKLTALFIVFFGSGLGAPFFVLRHQLLKQ; encoded by the exons ATGTTCGCTCGCCTTGCAAACGTTTCTCGCACTGGAATGACCAATATGGTCCGCCACGCGCACTCCCACGGTGGAATTCCCGGCGAG AACTTACCGTTCAGCCTGAACAACCGATATAAACTCACCGCTTTGTTTATTGTATTTTTCGGCTCCGGCTTGGGAGCAcctttcttcgttcttcgtcatCAGTTACTGAAGCAGTAA
- the LOC131434244 gene encoding regulator of hypoxia-inducible factor 1-like: MPLVRSVVCRSLDQTKIESEIQIPPDLIRIESGFLRNELEWGLCVEDCEKELAEVSETDRQQLYYPKFTSKHRFTVPSDYWKNEFEPYNQTYGKLLNSCVNNRLKRDHNFTQLGYSEIMYCTSEESLKNRSADWLTVSFLAILITITLVTLGTTAIDLFADCSLKDNLIVTSFSIQRNWNRLLKESKSKLYQDFGYIDGLRVVINIYTLIVHCTIIGLFIPLNNPEFVEKWTKTPFLLTLGETAPVSVQSFFGISGMLLTVNFLKDIEKKPQIDSKYFRSKIINRLIRLLPVYYFFLLLTLIEDGLPNMDLRLNGFKAILLEQRICWRYGWKNFLFLHNFPSDEEICFIHGWYLDADLQLFLGTLVLLALVWKFPRKVKVLLWTMAIVSIIIPASVVYYQQLEPVIPVRLR; encoded by the exons ATGCCACTAGTGCGAAGTGTCGTTTGCCGGAGTTTAGATCAAACGAAGATCGAATCTGAAATACAGATTCCGCCA GATTTGATCCGAATCGAGTCTGGATTCCTACGAAACGAATTGGAATGGGGTCTTTGCGTCGAGGATTGCGAGAAGGAACTGGCTGAAGTTAGCGAGACTGATCGTCAACAGTTGTACTATCCGAAGTTTACTAGTAAGCACAGA TTCACGGTTCCGTCCGATTACTGGAAGAATGAATTTGAACCGTATAATCAGACCTATGGAAAACTGTTGAATTCATGCGTGAACAACCGACTGAAGCGGGACCACAACTTCACTCAACTTGGCTATTCGGAAATTATGTATTGCACCAGTGAAGAGTCGTTGAAAAACCGGAGCGCAG ATTGGCTGACAGTTTCGTTTCTAGCAATTCTAATTACAATCACATTAGTTACATTAGGCACCACTGCAATAGATCTGTTTGCTGACTGCTCTCTCAAAG ATAATTTAATTGTTACGTCCTTCTCAATTCAACGAAACTGGAATCGACTGTTAAAGGAATCGAAGAGCAAACTTTATCAAGATTTCGGATATATTGACGGACTTCGAGTAGTGATCAATATCTATACGTTGATTGTGCATTGTACGATTATCGGCTTATTCATTCCATTAAATAATCCAGAGTTCGTGGAAAAG TGGACGAAAACCCCTTTCCTGCTCACTTTGGGCGAGACAGCACCGGTAAGCGTTCAAAGCTTTTTCGGCATATCCGGGATGCTGCTGACAGTTAACTTCCTGAAGGATATTGAAAAGAAACCCCAGATTGATTCTAAATACTTCCGATCAAAGATAATAAATCGACTTATCCGTTTGTTGCCCGTATACTATTTCTTTCTCCTGCTGACCCTGATCGAAGATGGCCTACCGAATATGGATTTGAGACTCAACGGCTTCAAAGCCATCTTATTGGAACAGCGAATATGCTGGAGATATggatggaaaaattttctgtttctgCATAATTTTCCATCGGATGAGGAAATATGTTTCATTCATGGTTGGTATCTGGATGCGGATCTTCAGCTATTTCTCGGAACTTTGGTGTTGCTGGCCCTCGTATGGAAGTTTCCCCGGAAAGTGAAAGTTTTATTATGGACGATGGCGATAGTGTCGATAATCATACCGGCAAGTGTGGTTTACTACCAGCAACTGGAACCGGTGATTCCCGTAAGGTTAAGGTAA